In Asanoa sp. WMMD1127, one genomic interval encodes:
- a CDS encoding AAA family ATPase has protein sequence MLSVAPVGRFAELLRRHRAGSGLGQRELARRSGLSERAIRDLERGVRAPRTHSARLVAGALELAGDDLSAFLAAAVPGASVSSTTPGRPIGSPDRLIGRDAELRALLDLVAGARHRLVTVTGPGGIGKSRLVAELAVALGGRTDLAVCALDLSAVREPELVGELVADALGCGPSRLAPVDRVAAQLGERRVVLLLDRFEQLVAAASEVAALVRRCSGLTVVVTSQRALRVRGERLFALDPLPADAAVALFASRAAAARPDFVLDAGTRPAVARICRRVGHLPLAVELAAARVRLLHPAELAERLDRQLAVLADGARDLPARHRSLRATIEASLDVVSADARTLFRWLGAFAGGARLGDVEAVAEALGRDPTWVLTTLTELVDITLVRVAAQAATSRYLLADPMAELAGEQLRGSPDQERVSRALAVRMLRGPAVDDRDAANVRAAVSWATTHEPDLVDDATAAALGRFWESTGRLREGQDLLSRLAVHGPKMAWVRAGHLASLRGDLTGAVSLAEQALVSPDHLVRAAALNLLAQTTVESGDPVAGRTLLRAALVAARRAGDVTMIGRVFNNLSAVSVELGRPRDAERQQRAALAAKRRSGAGAMELGRSLYNLAEITLEFGEPATAGAHAAEAVPLLRSAGYLRLAALAETTAALASLRRGDTQAALAAVDRAETLLAGEGGDDRRMTAIVGLRVSVVRHATGDRSGAARALRTALPSTLEHNTRDRDEAADAFHAHARHLVDRDPAGAAALIGAGDALRRRPPPARIRTQRDEAAAAARAALGEATFAAGCRHGARLDPAGLLDLCARVG, from the coding sequence ATGCTGTCCGTGGCGCCCGTGGGTCGCTTCGCCGAGCTGCTGCGGCGGCACCGCGCCGGTTCGGGTCTCGGTCAACGCGAGCTGGCCCGCCGCAGCGGGCTGAGCGAGCGCGCCATCCGCGACCTGGAGCGGGGCGTCCGCGCGCCCCGCACCCACTCGGCCCGACTGGTCGCCGGCGCGCTGGAGCTCGCCGGCGACGACCTGAGCGCGTTCCTCGCCGCCGCGGTGCCGGGCGCGTCCGTTTCTTCCACCACGCCCGGCCGGCCGATCGGCTCGCCGGACCGGCTGATCGGTCGCGACGCCGAGCTGCGCGCGCTGCTCGACCTGGTCGCCGGCGCCCGCCACCGCCTGGTGACGGTGACGGGTCCGGGCGGCATCGGCAAGTCGCGGCTGGTGGCCGAGCTGGCGGTCGCCCTGGGCGGCCGGACCGACCTCGCCGTCTGCGCGCTCGACCTGTCCGCGGTGCGCGAGCCCGAGCTGGTCGGCGAGCTGGTCGCCGACGCCCTCGGCTGCGGACCCTCGCGCCTGGCGCCGGTCGACCGGGTCGCCGCCCAGTTGGGGGAGCGGCGCGTCGTGCTGCTGCTCGACCGGTTCGAGCAGCTCGTGGCGGCCGCGTCCGAGGTCGCCGCGCTCGTGCGCCGCTGCTCCGGCCTCACGGTGGTGGTCACCAGCCAGCGGGCGCTGCGCGTACGCGGGGAACGGCTGTTCGCCCTCGACCCGTTGCCGGCGGACGCCGCGGTGGCCCTGTTCGCCTCGCGTGCGGCGGCCGCACGGCCCGACTTCGTGCTCGACGCCGGCACGCGTCCCGCGGTCGCGCGCATCTGCCGCCGGGTCGGCCACCTGCCGTTGGCCGTCGAGCTCGCCGCCGCCCGGGTCCGGCTGCTGCACCCGGCGGAGCTGGCCGAGCGCCTCGACCGTCAGCTGGCCGTCCTCGCCGACGGCGCCCGCGACCTGCCGGCCCGGCACCGGTCGCTGCGCGCCACGATCGAGGCGAGCCTCGACGTGGTCTCCGCCGACGCGCGAACCCTGTTCCGGTGGCTCGGCGCGTTCGCCGGCGGCGCCCGCCTCGGCGACGTGGAGGCGGTCGCCGAGGCGCTCGGCCGCGACCCGACCTGGGTGCTGACCACGCTCACCGAGCTGGTCGACATCACGCTGGTCCGGGTCGCGGCGCAGGCGGCCACCTCGCGCTACCTGCTCGCCGACCCGATGGCCGAGTTGGCCGGCGAGCAGCTGCGCGGTTCCCCCGACCAGGAGCGGGTTTCCCGGGCCCTGGCCGTGCGGATGCTGCGCGGCCCGGCCGTCGACGACCGGGACGCCGCCAACGTCCGCGCCGCGGTCAGCTGGGCCACCACCCACGAGCCGGACCTCGTCGACGACGCGACGGCGGCGGCACTCGGCCGCTTCTGGGAGTCGACCGGCCGCCTACGCGAGGGCCAGGACCTGCTGAGCCGCCTCGCCGTCCACGGCCCGAAGATGGCGTGGGTCCGCGCCGGACACCTGGCCTCCCTGCGCGGCGACCTCACCGGGGCGGTCTCGCTCGCCGAGCAGGCGCTCGTGAGCCCTGATCACCTCGTCCGCGCGGCCGCGCTCAACCTGCTCGCGCAGACCACTGTGGAGAGTGGCGACCCGGTCGCCGGCCGGACGCTGCTGCGAGCAGCGCTGGTCGCGGCGCGCCGGGCCGGCGACGTGACGATGATCGGCCGCGTGTTCAACAACCTGTCCGCGGTCTCCGTCGAGCTCGGCCGGCCGCGCGACGCCGAACGCCAGCAGCGGGCGGCCCTCGCGGCCAAGCGCCGCAGCGGGGCGGGCGCGATGGAGCTGGGCCGCAGCCTCTACAACCTCGCGGAGATCACGCTCGAGTTCGGCGAGCCCGCCACCGCCGGCGCCCACGCCGCCGAGGCGGTGCCACTCCTGCGGTCCGCCGGCTACCTGCGGCTGGCCGCGCTGGCCGAGACGACCGCCGCGCTGGCCTCGCTGCGCCGCGGTGACACGCAGGCGGCGCTGGCCGCCGTCGACCGGGCCGAGACGCTGCTGGCCGGCGAGGGCGGCGACGACCGCCGGATGACCGCGATCGTGGGCCTGCGGGTCAGCGTGGTGCGGCACGCGACCGGTGACCGGTCCGGCGCGGCACGGGCACTGCGGACGGCGCTGCCGTCGACACTCGAGCACAACACCCGCGACCGCGACGAGGCCGCCGACGCGTTCCACGCCCACGCCCGCCACCTCGTCGACCGCGACCCGGCCGGGGCCGCGGCCCTGATCGGCGCCGGAGACGCGCTGCGACGCCGCCCGCCCCCGGCCCGGATCCGGACGCAACGCGACGAGGCCGCGGCGGCCGCGCGGGCCGCGCTGGGCGAGGCGACCTTCGCGGCGGGCTGCCGCCACGGTGCCAGGCTGGACCCGGCCGGCCTGCTCGACCTGTGCGCCCGCGTCGGCTAG
- a CDS encoding tetratricopeptide repeat protein encodes MAFAAWRRRSRSVPQEQERVKELVNEAVGLELAGRIGAAVDACRHAVEELRQLARRDRGAALPMLALAHRNLSEFLSSAGRAAEAVAAAEDAVRTARELYAIDRWQHEEMLVKALAIHSKRLVSAGRPAEALVPAREALALSDEPADALLARILEAYAIALAATGQEAEALAVSGRGLTVRRRLAADQPVGSTPQNELAHALGLHANRLYRAGRWRECVETSAESVARFRESARTDDELPRALRNYAVHLAGVRRPEEALAAAEESVGLARDLVEVEPAHRNLLATSLRAYAGRLSELGRGAEATAADSESVEIYRELAAGDRSAYLAELAEAIAGLGAVTEDDETSLALTEEAVMLLRELAAGDRAAHVRDLALGLSNLARRLAANGRVEEALAAGMEALDLEREAATSNRPSIVSRHARTLGWVAARLDEAGRVDEARAYGAQAVAVAREALAANRAANRGILAAALEDQAARLMGPRRGAKRATARPRDRNKPGSPQAMWREAQRLWAEDDD; translated from the coding sequence ATGGCGTTCGCGGCGTGGCGCAGGCGGAGCAGGTCGGTTCCGCAGGAGCAGGAACGCGTCAAGGAGCTGGTCAACGAAGCGGTAGGGCTCGAGCTGGCCGGGCGCATCGGCGCCGCGGTCGATGCGTGCCGACACGCCGTCGAGGAGTTGCGGCAACTGGCGCGGCGGGACCGCGGTGCGGCCCTGCCCATGCTCGCGTTGGCACATCGCAACCTGTCCGAGTTCCTGTCCAGCGCGGGGCGAGCCGCTGAGGCCGTCGCCGCGGCCGAGGACGCCGTGCGGACGGCACGGGAGCTCTACGCCATCGACCGGTGGCAGCACGAGGAGATGCTCGTGAAGGCGCTGGCCATCCACAGCAAGCGGTTGGTGAGCGCGGGCCGGCCCGCGGAGGCGCTGGTGCCGGCCCGCGAGGCATTGGCCCTGTCGGACGAACCGGCCGACGCGCTGCTCGCGCGGATCCTCGAGGCGTACGCGATAGCCCTGGCGGCGACCGGGCAGGAGGCCGAGGCGCTGGCGGTCAGCGGTCGCGGCCTGACCGTGCGGCGCCGGCTCGCCGCCGATCAGCCGGTTGGCTCGACGCCGCAGAACGAGTTGGCGCATGCGTTGGGCCTGCATGCCAACCGGCTGTACCGGGCCGGACGGTGGCGCGAATGCGTCGAGACGAGCGCCGAATCCGTTGCGCGCTTCCGCGAGTCGGCCCGGACGGACGACGAACTTCCCCGGGCGTTGCGCAACTACGCCGTCCACCTGGCCGGCGTGCGCCGCCCGGAGGAGGCCCTGGCGGCGGCCGAGGAATCCGTTGGGCTCGCGCGCGATCTCGTCGAGGTCGAGCCGGCGCATCGGAACCTCCTGGCAACCTCGTTGAGGGCGTACGCCGGACGGCTCTCCGAACTGGGTCGCGGCGCGGAGGCGACAGCCGCGGACAGCGAGTCGGTCGAGATCTACCGCGAACTCGCGGCCGGTGACCGCAGCGCTTATCTGGCGGAGCTGGCGGAGGCGATCGCTGGCCTCGGAGCGGTGACCGAGGACGACGAAACCAGCCTCGCGTTGACGGAGGAGGCGGTGATGCTGTTGCGCGAGCTGGCCGCCGGCGACCGTGCCGCACACGTGCGCGACCTGGCGCTCGGGCTGTCGAACCTGGCCCGCAGGTTGGCCGCGAACGGCCGCGTCGAGGAGGCGCTGGCCGCCGGCATGGAGGCCCTCGACCTCGAGCGGGAGGCCGCGACCAGCAACCGGCCTTCGATCGTCAGCCGGCACGCGCGCACCCTGGGCTGGGTGGCGGCCCGGCTGGACGAGGCGGGGCGGGTCGACGAGGCACGAGCCTACGGCGCGCAGGCCGTCGCGGTCGCGCGCGAAGCGCTTGCCGCCAACCGCGCGGCAAACCGTGGAATCCTGGCCGCCGCGCTCGAGGATCAGGCCGCCCGGCTGATGGGGCCGCGCCGGGGTGCCAAGCGGGCGACGGCCCGTCCACGAGACAGGAACAAGCCAGGCAGCCCGCAGGCGATGTGGCGCGAGGCGCAGCGGCTCTGGGCGGAGGACGACGACTAG
- a CDS encoding S1 family peptidase, which translates to MRKPLAVAVAAALAIVAGATPAGANDDDPGPRPQRPPVTTPGPLPDKPPAVGPVSKEDLPAGFASWEAMFDEQHRLNDIADRIIAAGGAGGGAGYAGMVVDPTLHDVRLYWKGALPDAVARAVEAGRATAPVRVYQAAYSDEELRAEAARWIASGLVSDAYPKADGSGVTVEVAGAAAVQLPGGARTTYTMRYGQGPVVPLEGEPATASTFYRQQDTSPYWGGAQFRRPGNWVCTTGFAVTDNEGYPGMLTAGHCGTPGEAITTNWGPQNPIGQVWWDWDYQDIALIWIYSDVQGRVYTGPWNSSYGRSINSAKTNYVGNYVCVSGATSGEHCAVKVYYVSPSDVTVKAERTKNGACAAAHGDSGGPVISQSTGAAFGYGIISAGQSSVDTCEPGPFGANDGYHKVHFKGLKFALNHFGATLRTHPYY; encoded by the coding sequence ATGAGAAAACCACTGGCCGTGGCCGTGGCGGCGGCACTCGCCATCGTCGCCGGGGCCACGCCCGCCGGCGCCAACGACGACGACCCGGGACCAAGGCCGCAGCGGCCGCCCGTCACGACACCGGGTCCGCTGCCGGACAAGCCGCCCGCCGTCGGCCCGGTGTCCAAGGAGGACCTGCCGGCGGGGTTCGCGTCCTGGGAGGCGATGTTCGACGAGCAGCACCGGCTCAACGACATCGCCGACCGGATCATCGCCGCCGGTGGTGCCGGCGGTGGTGCCGGGTACGCCGGGATGGTCGTCGACCCGACCCTGCACGACGTGCGGCTCTACTGGAAGGGCGCCCTGCCGGACGCCGTGGCCCGGGCGGTCGAGGCCGGCCGCGCGACGGCGCCGGTCCGCGTCTACCAGGCCGCCTACTCCGACGAGGAGCTACGCGCCGAGGCCGCGCGGTGGATCGCGTCCGGGCTGGTCTCCGACGCCTACCCCAAGGCCGACGGGAGCGGGGTCACGGTGGAGGTGGCCGGCGCCGCCGCGGTGCAGCTTCCGGGTGGCGCCCGCACGACGTACACGATGAGATATGGGCAGGGTCCGGTGGTGCCGCTGGAGGGTGAGCCGGCGACGGCGTCGACCTTCTACCGGCAGCAGGACACGTCGCCCTACTGGGGCGGTGCGCAGTTCCGCCGGCCCGGCAACTGGGTCTGCACGACCGGTTTCGCCGTGACCGACAACGAGGGCTACCCCGGGATGCTCACCGCCGGACACTGCGGCACGCCGGGAGAGGCGATCACCACCAACTGGGGTCCGCAGAACCCCATCGGCCAGGTGTGGTGGGACTGGGACTACCAGGACATCGCGCTGATCTGGATCTACTCGGACGTGCAGGGCCGGGTCTACACCGGACCGTGGAACTCCAGCTACGGCCGGTCGATCAACTCGGCGAAGACCAACTACGTGGGCAACTACGTCTGTGTCAGCGGTGCGACCAGCGGTGAGCACTGCGCGGTCAAGGTCTACTACGTGAGCCCGTCGGACGTCACGGTCAAGGCGGAGCGCACGAAGAACGGCGCGTGCGCGGCCGCGCACGGCGACAGCGGCGGCCCGGTGATCTCACAGTCCACCGGCGCGGCCTTCGGGTACGGCATCATCTCCGCCGGCCAGAGCTCCGTCGACACCTGCGAACCGGGCCCGTTCGGCGCGAACGACGGCTACCACAAGGTGCACTTCAAGGGTCTCAAGTTCGCCCTGAACCACTTCGGCGCGACCCTGCGGACCCACCCGTACTACTGA
- a CDS encoding transcriptional regulator has protein sequence MTAEGAAAHPVTGLDDVVHQRVRLGILTIAHEARRVEFGYLRTQLELTAGNLSQHLAVLESAGLVEIEKGYEGKRGRTWITLTAAGDAALAEEIERLKQLIARVETGPTGR, from the coding sequence GTGACCGCCGAGGGCGCGGCCGCCCACCCGGTCACCGGCCTGGACGACGTGGTGCACCAGCGGGTCCGGCTGGGCATCCTCACGATCGCGCACGAGGCCCGCCGGGTCGAGTTCGGCTATCTGCGCACACAGCTGGAGCTGACGGCAGGCAACCTGTCCCAGCATCTCGCCGTGCTGGAGAGCGCCGGTCTCGTCGAGATCGAGAAGGGCTACGAGGGCAAGCGCGGCCGCACCTGGATCACGCTCACCGCCGCCGGTGACGCCGCCCTCGCCGAGGAGATCGAGCGGCTGAAGCAGCTCATCGCGCGGGTCGAGACCGGTCCGACCGGGCGGTGA
- a CDS encoding YcxB family protein produces the protein MQIRFDVPADPAYPGRVAAVLSSEGHRRYAYVGAVLGLVGAVGLALSVGFDAGEQLLPLYIALVLGGLLAIAYAPLVRWRARRRSGRYAVDGGYDITDDNILMRSGTESGGIAWAGVSQVVETPEFWVVYVGRMPATVIPRRLMSTEDDATLRTFMAERGLLQPR, from the coding sequence GTGCAGATCCGTTTCGACGTCCCGGCCGATCCCGCCTACCCGGGCCGCGTGGCCGCCGTGCTGAGCAGCGAGGGGCACCGGAGGTACGCCTACGTCGGCGCGGTGCTGGGGTTGGTCGGCGCCGTCGGCCTCGCGCTGTCGGTGGGGTTCGACGCGGGCGAGCAGCTCCTGCCCCTCTACATAGCGCTGGTCCTCGGCGGCCTGCTGGCGATCGCGTACGCGCCGCTGGTGCGGTGGCGGGCCCGCCGCCGCTCCGGTCGCTACGCGGTCGACGGCGGCTACGACATCACCGACGACAACATCCTGATGCGCAGCGGTACGGAGTCCGGCGGCATCGCCTGGGCAGGCGTGAGCCAGGTGGTGGAAACGCCGGAGTTCTGGGTCGTGTACGTGGGCCGCATGCCGGCGACCGTGATCCCGCGCCGCTTGATGTCCACCGAGGACGATGCGACGTTGCGCACCTTCATGGCCGAACGAGGGCTGCTCCAGCCTCGGTGA
- a CDS encoding ThuA domain-containing protein, with amino-acid sequence MSRTRRPRLLALVATLALAVTAVVIGPASPASAAPRFRVLVFSKVTNFYHDSIPAGIAAVQQLGTAHNFEVEATTDAAAFTDANLARFDALVFNNTNSTPASGALLNAAQRTALQNFVRAGGGWVGLHAASASERDWAWYDGLVGTIFDVHPDFSATGGVYPGRIKVLDRAHPSTKNLPELWERSEEWYNWRTNPTGRVHTLAQIKVRDGIPGLDEGVDHAYSWCQNYDGGRSWFTAGGHSISSFSEPFFLDHLRYGIEWAAGVVAGDCSATQNNKFQRVPLVTQNLADPFELAVAPDRRVFYIQRTGAVKVIDQSTLAVTTLIDFAYTPAQTSQSDGLLGLAIDNNFATNNWLYLLWSDRTLNQLNLSRFTVTGSSIALSSEKRLLTIPTLRGEARANSHMGGSIAMGKDGNLYAAIGDNTDPFESSGYTPIDERSGRRAFDAQGTSGNTNDLRGKILRIRPQADGTYSVPAGNLFAPGTARTRAEIYAMGFRNPFRITVDPHTNAVMVADYGPDATAANANRGPEGTVEFNRVTSAGNYGWPYCIGNNIPFNDYNFATSTSGPLFNCAAPVNNSPNNTGLTNLPAARPALVWYAYSASTPFPEVGTGGGGPMGGPVYDYDPANPRLSKFPEYFENKWIVYELTRKWWKTLSINKTAQTFTDPRFGPTSVGGLQSINTIFSGMSWIQPFEAEFGPDGSLYVMDFGAGSGSGRGGTNEGAGIYRIDYVANGVPPVAVVTASRDSGPAPLAVTFSSAGTTGAVSYAWDFDGNGTTDSTVANPTFSYGTRGRYTARLTVTGAGGLTAMATTEITVGNTRPTVTITIPHGGFFEFGDRIPYTVTVSDPEDTSIDCNRVVVQTLLGHDAHAHPLDNYVGCAGTLVTESGGGDGHGPGANLYQLVSAQYTDAGATGGIPALTGSTQVALQPRSTEAEHFDSQSGVSVLDRPAAQAGRRLGDLDNGDWINLGPVNLTGISGVTVGASSGGTGGTIEFRAGSPTGTLIGTATINSTGGYDNLISPTVALTNPGGTFPLYLRFVKAGQTGDPDIMALDWLRFNGRGVKAETGATLTVTATPTTGTRPLTVAFGSTSAPPPGRTIVDREWRFGDNTPSVHAATASHVYSRPGTYTAWLTLTDSVGATHSSSVTITVS; translated from the coding sequence ATGAGTCGCACTCGCCGTCCCCGGCTGCTCGCCCTCGTCGCCACCCTCGCGCTCGCGGTGACTGCGGTGGTCATCGGCCCCGCCAGCCCCGCCAGTGCCGCGCCACGGTTCCGCGTGCTGGTCTTCTCCAAGGTCACGAACTTCTACCACGACTCGATCCCGGCCGGCATCGCCGCCGTGCAGCAGCTCGGCACGGCACACAACTTCGAGGTGGAGGCGACCACCGACGCGGCCGCGTTCACCGACGCCAACCTGGCCCGCTTCGACGCGCTGGTCTTCAACAACACCAACTCGACACCGGCGTCCGGCGCGTTGCTCAACGCCGCCCAGCGCACCGCCCTGCAGAACTTCGTCCGGGCCGGCGGCGGCTGGGTCGGGCTGCACGCGGCGAGCGCGAGCGAGCGCGACTGGGCCTGGTACGACGGCCTGGTCGGCACGATCTTCGACGTGCACCCCGACTTCAGCGCGACCGGCGGGGTCTACCCGGGCCGGATCAAGGTGCTCGACCGCGCGCACCCCTCCACGAAGAACCTTCCGGAGCTCTGGGAGCGCAGCGAGGAGTGGTACAACTGGCGGACCAACCCGACCGGCCGGGTGCACACGCTCGCCCAGATCAAGGTGCGCGACGGCATCCCGGGCCTGGACGAGGGTGTCGACCACGCGTACTCGTGGTGCCAGAACTATGACGGCGGGCGGTCATGGTTCACCGCCGGCGGGCACTCGATCTCGTCGTTCAGCGAGCCGTTCTTCCTCGACCATCTGCGCTACGGGATCGAGTGGGCGGCCGGCGTGGTCGCCGGCGACTGCAGCGCCACCCAGAACAACAAGTTCCAGCGGGTGCCGCTGGTCACGCAGAACCTCGCCGACCCGTTCGAGCTGGCGGTGGCGCCCGACCGGCGGGTGTTCTACATCCAGCGGACCGGCGCGGTGAAGGTGATCGACCAGAGCACGTTGGCGGTCACCACGCTCATCGACTTCGCCTACACGCCGGCGCAGACCAGCCAGTCCGACGGGCTGCTCGGGCTGGCCATCGACAACAACTTCGCCACCAACAACTGGCTCTATCTGCTCTGGTCCGACAGGACGCTCAACCAGCTCAACCTCTCCCGGTTCACGGTGACCGGCTCGTCGATCGCCCTCAGCTCCGAGAAACGCCTGCTCACCATCCCGACGCTGCGCGGCGAGGCGCGGGCCAACTCGCACATGGGCGGGTCGATCGCGATGGGGAAGGACGGCAACCTCTACGCGGCGATCGGCGACAACACCGACCCGTTCGAGTCGAGCGGGTACACGCCGATCGACGAACGGTCCGGCCGGCGCGCCTTCGACGCGCAGGGCACCTCCGGCAACACCAACGACCTGCGCGGCAAGATCCTGCGAATCCGGCCGCAGGCGGACGGCACGTACTCGGTCCCGGCCGGCAACCTGTTCGCGCCGGGGACCGCGCGTACCCGGGCGGAGATCTATGCGATGGGCTTCCGGAACCCGTTCCGGATCACCGTCGACCCGCACACCAACGCGGTCATGGTCGCCGACTACGGGCCCGACGCGACCGCCGCCAACGCCAACCGCGGTCCAGAGGGGACGGTCGAGTTCAACCGGGTCACCAGCGCCGGCAACTACGGCTGGCCGTACTGCATCGGCAACAACATCCCCTTCAACGACTACAACTTCGCGACCTCGACCTCCGGCCCGCTGTTCAACTGCGCCGCGCCGGTCAACAACTCGCCCAACAACACCGGCCTGACCAACCTGCCGGCGGCCCGCCCGGCCCTCGTCTGGTACGCCTACTCGGCCTCGACCCCGTTCCCCGAGGTCGGCACCGGCGGTGGCGGCCCGATGGGCGGCCCGGTCTACGACTACGACCCCGCCAACCCGCGCCTGTCGAAGTTCCCGGAGTACTTCGAGAACAAGTGGATCGTCTACGAGCTGACCCGCAAGTGGTGGAAGACGCTGTCGATCAACAAGACCGCGCAGACGTTCACCGACCCGCGGTTCGGGCCGACCAGTGTCGGGGGGCTCCAGTCGATCAACACGATCTTCAGCGGCATGAGCTGGATCCAGCCCTTCGAGGCGGAGTTCGGGCCGGACGGCTCGCTCTACGTCATGGACTTCGGCGCCGGCTCGGGCAGCGGGCGCGGCGGCACCAACGAGGGCGCCGGCATCTACCGCATCGACTACGTCGCCAACGGGGTGCCGCCGGTCGCGGTCGTCACGGCCAGCCGCGACTCCGGCCCCGCCCCGCTGGCGGTGACGTTCTCCAGCGCCGGCACGACCGGGGCCGTCAGCTACGCGTGGGACTTCGACGGGAACGGCACGACCGACTCGACGGTCGCCAATCCCACCTTCTCGTACGGGACGCGGGGCCGTTACACCGCCCGGCTGACCGTCACGGGCGCCGGCGGGCTGACCGCGATGGCCACGACGGAGATCACCGTCGGCAACACGCGGCCCACCGTCACGATCACCATCCCGCACGGCGGCTTCTTCGAGTTCGGCGACCGGATCCCGTACACCGTCACGGTCTCTGATCCCGAGGACACGTCCATCGACTGCAACCGGGTCGTGGTGCAGACGCTGCTCGGCCACGACGCGCACGCCCACCCGCTCGACAACTACGTCGGCTGTGCGGGCACGCTGGTGACCGAGTCGGGCGGCGGTGACGGGCACGGGCCGGGCGCCAACCTCTATCAGCTGGTCAGCGCGCAGTACACCGACGCCGGCGCGACCGGCGGCATTCCCGCGCTGACCGGCTCGACCCAGGTCGCGTTGCAGCCGCGCAGCACGGAGGCGGAGCACTTCGACTCCCAGTCCGGGGTCAGCGTCCTCGACCGGCCCGCGGCCCAGGCCGGCCGGCGGCTCGGCGACCTCGACAACGGCGATTGGATCAACCTCGGTCCGGTCAACCTGACCGGCATCAGCGGTGTCACGGTCGGCGCGTCGTCCGGCGGCACCGGTGGCACGATCGAGTTCCGCGCCGGCTCACCGACCGGCACCCTGATCGGCACGGCCACGATCAACAGCACCGGCGGGTACGACAACCTGATCTCACCCACCGTCGCCCTGACCAACCCGGGCGGCACGTTCCCGCTGTATCTGCGGTTCGTGAAAGCCGGTCAGACGGGCGACCCGGACATCATGGCGCTGGACTGGCTGCGGTTCAACGGCCGCGGCGTCAAGGCCGAGACCGGCGCCACGCTGACGGTCACCGCCACGCCGACGACCGGCACCCGGCCGCTCACCGTGGCGTTCGGCAGCACGTCGGCGCCGCCACCGGGGCGCACCATCGTGGACCGCGAGTGGCGGTTCGGCGACAACACCCCGTCCGTCCACGCGGCCACGGCCAGCCACGTCTACTCCCGGCCCGGCACCTACACGGCCTGGTTGACCCTGACCGACAGCGTGGGCGCCACCCACTCGAGCAGCGTGACGATCACCGTGTCGTGA
- a CDS encoding TetR/AcrR family transcriptional regulator: protein MSPAPTDHDSRRQDVSEAVWQVLAEHGFGGLTMRAVAAALGSSTGLVTHYFAGKRELIAHALDILETRTAARPRQAAPAPGLAALRTQMLNILPLTPEGAAMNRIWVGSWDLALSDPDLFAAQTLRYERIRAGLRAAVEEAQRRGELPDGDASRLATTVLAFTHGLVVQALFDPRLLPAKTQKRLVDDFLAGLTARSDRSRPAR from the coding sequence ATGAGCCCCGCTCCCACCGACCATGACTCCCGGCGCCAGGACGTCTCCGAGGCGGTGTGGCAGGTGCTGGCCGAGCACGGCTTCGGCGGGCTGACCATGCGCGCGGTCGCGGCGGCGTTGGGCTCGTCGACCGGGCTGGTCACCCACTACTTCGCGGGCAAGCGCGAGCTGATCGCCCACGCCCTCGACATCCTGGAGACCCGCACCGCCGCCCGACCTCGGCAGGCCGCTCCGGCGCCCGGACTGGCCGCGCTGCGCACCCAGATGCTCAACATCCTGCCGCTGACACCGGAAGGGGCGGCGATGAACCGGATCTGGGTCGGCTCGTGGGACCTGGCGCTGTCGGACCCCGACCTGTTCGCCGCGCAGACCCTGCGCTACGAACGCATCCGCGCCGGCCTGCGCGCCGCCGTCGAGGAAGCGCAACGGCGCGGCGAGCTTCCCGACGGTGACGCGAGCCGGCTGGCGACGACCGTGCTGGCGTTCACCCACGGCCTGGTGGTGCAGGCGCTCTTCGATCCGCGACTGCTGCCGGCGAAGACACAGAAGCGCCTGGTCGACGACTTCCTCGCCGGGCTCACCGCCCGGTCGGACCGGTCTCGACCCGCGCGATGA